The genomic segment GACGAGTGGTACAACCTCACGCCGTTCCCCACGAACGTGAAGTTCCTGCTGTCGGCCACGGTCAATCCGGGCGGAACCGGAGCCGCCACGGTGCGCGACTTCCACCCGGTGGCCTGGTGCCAGTACTTCGACGGCGGACGCGTGCTCGCCACCACGCTGGGCCATAACGCCCATTCGTTCGACGGCACCGGTGTGGGCGCCGCCGAGTTCAAGAAGTTCATCGTGCAGGGCATCAAATCGGCCATGGGCCTGACGCCCTTCTGCACCGAGCAGTAAGTTCCCGCCACCCAAGCAGGCCGCGCGAAAGCACGGCCTGCTTTTTCGTTTCTTCTTCCGCGAATCCAGCCTCGCCCCCATGAAAGATTTCTCCCGCCTTCGCCGCGCGTTCTCGTTTTTTTCGCTCGCCCTGGCCGCCGCTGCGTTCGTCCCGCAGGCCACCGCGCAGGATCCATCGCGCGAGGTCGTCCCCGAGCAGCTGCAGGCCGGCGCATTCATCGCGCCTTCGAACCTGACGACGCTGGACTCGCGACTGCTGTTCACCGCCTTCCACGTGCGCCACGGGCAGGAGCTCTGGGTGACGGGCGGCCCGGGCGAGGGCGCGACCCTGCTCAAGGACCTGCGCCCCGGGTTCCAGGGCTCGTTCCCGGTCGGCCAGCTCCGCTGGCGCGGCCAGGTCTACTTCACGGCCAATGACGGCCTGGCGGGGCTCGAGCTATGGAGGACAGACGGGACGCCTGACGGCACCTCGAAGGTCATCGACATCCGTGCCGGAGAAGAGGGTTCCACGCCGAATGCATTCACGGTGTTCAAGGATTCACTCTGGTTCGTCGCCCACGACGGAGCGTCCGGCTTCCAGCTGTGGCGCACCGGCGGCGACGCGGAGAGCACCAGCCGCGTGAGCTCGATCAACGCCGGCCCCGGCGCCGTGGTCCGTCAACTCACCGTCGCCGGCGGGCGCATGTTCTTCACGGCCACGACGCCGGAGCACGGCCACGAACTCTGGGTTACCGAAGGCACCCCCGCGAGCACGCGCCTCGTGCGCGACATCCGGCCGGGCCCGGAAGATTCGGGCATCCAGAACCTGCTCGCCGTCGGCCCGGACGTGTACTTCACGGCGAGCGATGGCGTGCACGGCATCGAGCTGTGGAAGAGCGACGGCACGCCGCAGGGCACGCGGCTGGTGGCGGACCTGGCGCCGGGCGAAGCCGCATCGCGTCCTGCGTATCTGGCGCGCCTTGGCCGCCACGTCTTCTTTGCGGCGGAGGATGGCCGCCACGGCGTCGAGCTGTGGAAGACGGACGGGACCGCCAAGGGCACGTCGATGGTCCGCGACATCCGTGGCGGGCGTACTGGCTCGTTTCCCAGCTACCTGACGGAACTCGGCGGGCAGCTGTACTTCGCGGCCACCGATGGCGTGGCTGGGGTGGAGCTCTGGAAGAGCGACGGCACCGCCGCGGGCACGACCCTGGTCGCCGACCTCGCGCCCGGCGCCGCGAGTTCCTCGCCCGCGCGGTTCGCGGTGCTGGACAAGCAGCTGTGGTTCTCGGCGAACGACGGGAGCCATGGCGTGGAACCCTGGCGCACGGACGGCAGCCGTGCCGGCACGCGCATGGCCGCCGACATCGTGGCCGGCAGCCGCGACTCGAACCCGCTGCGTTTCATGCGCCATGGCGCGGGCACCTTCTTCGTCGCCGAGGATGCGGCGGGCAACGAGCGGCTGTGGCGGCTGCCCGCGAAGGGCGAGCCCACGCTGGTCGGCGACCGGCTGGCTGCGCGTCTGCGCTGAAGGGCGCACTCAGACGCGCTGGAACATTCCGGTCTCCGCGAACTCGTGCAGGGCCTGCTTCATGGCCGCGGCCATCGCGGGATGCGTCGGGTCGTGCCCGGCACCCGGCACCC from the Ramlibacter henchirensis genome contains:
- a CDS encoding ELWxxDGT repeat protein — translated: MKDFSRLRRAFSFFSLALAAAAFVPQATAQDPSREVVPEQLQAGAFIAPSNLTTLDSRLLFTAFHVRHGQELWVTGGPGEGATLLKDLRPGFQGSFPVGQLRWRGQVYFTANDGLAGLELWRTDGTPDGTSKVIDIRAGEEGSTPNAFTVFKDSLWFVAHDGASGFQLWRTGGDAESTSRVSSINAGPGAVVRQLTVAGGRMFFTATTPEHGHELWVTEGTPASTRLVRDIRPGPEDSGIQNLLAVGPDVYFTASDGVHGIELWKSDGTPQGTRLVADLAPGEAASRPAYLARLGRHVFFAAEDGRHGVELWKTDGTAKGTSMVRDIRGGRTGSFPSYLTELGGQLYFAATDGVAGVELWKSDGTAAGTTLVADLAPGAASSSPARFAVLDKQLWFSANDGSHGVEPWRTDGSRAGTRMAADIVAGSRDSNPLRFMRHGAGTFFVAEDAAGNERLWRLPAKGEPTLVGDRLAARLR